The proteins below are encoded in one region of Peribacillus muralis:
- a CDS encoding YhcN/YlaJ family sporulation lipoprotein produces MFRKKNYVYRSWMVLLAVLCLLTACSSQGDGKTENMALIKRTNPKPMDIINGMDEEDEKGLITKVKETVANEDTIYDVIVVKNEKKIIVAYKVKHLQRFHMKKIEKNVTQNLEERFPKYDFIVSSDYKIFLEALRLNEFLKKEDVPEKKARKKFKEIEELQKELI; encoded by the coding sequence TTGTTCAGAAAAAAAAATTATGTGTATCGCAGCTGGATGGTATTATTGGCTGTTTTATGTTTACTGACAGCCTGTAGCAGCCAAGGAGACGGGAAAACGGAGAATATGGCTCTGATTAAGCGTACGAATCCCAAACCGATGGATATTATTAATGGGATGGATGAAGAAGATGAAAAAGGCCTGATCACAAAGGTCAAGGAAACTGTTGCGAATGAAGATACGATTTATGACGTGATCGTGGTGAAAAATGAAAAAAAGATTATTGTCGCTTACAAAGTTAAGCATTTACAACGTTTCCATATGAAGAAGATAGAAAAGAACGTGACGCAAAATCTTGAAGAAAGGTTCCCTAAATATGACTTCATCGTTTCCAGTGATTATAAAATCTTTTTGGAAGCTTTAAGGTTGAATGAGTTCCTCAAGAAAGAAGACGTTCCTGAGAAAAAGGCAAGGAAGAAGTTCAAGGAAATTGAAGAACTTCAAAAAGAATTGATTTAG
- the spoVAC gene encoding stage V sporulation protein AC, with translation MSNKEKTTPQQDAYKQLQGKHEIKRPIVKNCLKAFLVGGIFCIVGQAISYFYIYFFNFTEQTAGSPTTATMVFLALLMTGFGFYDRIGQFAGAGSAVPVTGFGNAVISAAIEHRTEGFVLGVGSNMFKLAGSVILFGVFSAFVVALIKTIYLTIGG, from the coding sequence ATGAGCAACAAGGAAAAAACGACTCCCCAGCAGGACGCGTATAAGCAGCTACAAGGAAAGCATGAAATTAAAAGACCGATAGTGAAGAATTGTTTAAAGGCATTTTTGGTAGGCGGGATTTTCTGCATAGTGGGACAAGCGATTTCTTACTTTTACATTTACTTTTTCAACTTTACGGAGCAGACAGCCGGAAGTCCAACCACCGCGACCATGGTTTTTCTTGCCCTGTTGATGACAGGCTTCGGCTTCTACGATCGCATTGGCCAGTTCGCCGGGGCAGGGAGTGCCGTTCCGGTTACCGGATTTGGTAATGCAGTCATCTCAGCAGCTATCGAACACAGGACTGAAGGGTTTGTACTGGGTGTCGGGTCTAATATGTTCAAATTGGCAGGTTCAGTCATATTATTTGGTGTATTTTCAGCCTTTGTCGTGGCATTGATTAAAACGATTTATTTAACGATTGGGGGCTAA
- the spoVAD gene encoding stage V sporulation protein AD — MLKGKQTWMFANKPVILETGVTGGPFEANGEIAGDFDILYEDLWMEQESYEKAHRHLLEKAVELALEKGDIEKEQVQFFLAGDLINQISPTSFAARTNGIPYFGLFGACSTSMEGLALAAFITNYGGANYVLTGASSHNAAVEKQFRYPTEYGGQKPPTAQWTITGAGVALVAPNGSREGEYPHVVSATIGKVIDMGLKDPFNMGGAMAPAAVDTILAHFNDTGLGPDDYDLIITGDLGQIGRETAMELLKQKGCEINREKFNDCGLMIFKKDQPVLAGGSGAGCSAVVLYGHILNQMISDKYQKILLVATGALLSPLSVQQKETIPCIAHAVAIEYGMNS; from the coding sequence GTGTTAAAAGGAAAACAAACATGGATGTTCGCCAATAAACCAGTCATTTTGGAAACAGGAGTAACAGGCGGTCCATTCGAAGCAAATGGGGAAATCGCGGGTGATTTCGATATTCTATATGAAGATTTGTGGATGGAGCAGGAATCGTATGAGAAGGCCCATCGCCATTTGCTGGAGAAAGCGGTGGAGCTTGCATTGGAAAAGGGAGATATTGAAAAGGAGCAGGTGCAGTTTTTCTTGGCGGGTGATTTAATCAATCAGATTAGCCCAACGAGTTTTGCAGCAAGAACGAATGGCATTCCCTACTTCGGTTTGTTTGGGGCATGCTCCACTTCAATGGAAGGACTTGCACTGGCAGCCTTCATCACCAATTATGGCGGGGCGAATTACGTGCTGACAGGCGCCTCGAGCCATAATGCAGCTGTTGAAAAGCAATTTCGCTATCCTACTGAATATGGTGGCCAAAAACCTCCCACAGCTCAGTGGACGATAACGGGTGCAGGGGTGGCGCTGGTTGCTCCGAACGGAAGCAGGGAAGGTGAATACCCCCATGTTGTTTCGGCCACGATAGGCAAGGTGATCGACATGGGCCTGAAGGATCCGTTCAATATGGGGGGAGCGATGGCACCGGCAGCCGTCGATACGATCCTTGCGCATTTCAATGACACAGGCTTGGGTCCGGATGATTATGATTTGATCATAACGGGTGATCTAGGGCAAATAGGCAGGGAAACCGCCATGGAGTTATTGAAGCAAAAAGGTTGCGAAATCAATCGGGAAAAGTTCAACGATTGCGGCTTGATGATATTTAAAAAGGATCAGCCCGTTTTAGCGGGCGGGAGCGGCGCGGGATGTTCAGCTGTGGTTTTATATGGCCATATCCTCAATCAAATGATTTCAGATAAATATCAAAAAATCCTGTTAGTTGCAACTGGAGCATTATTATCCCCATTATCGGTCCAGCAAAAGGAGACGATTCCGTGCATTGCTCATGCGGTGGCCATCGAGTATGGGATGAATTCATGA
- the spoVAE gene encoding stage V sporulation protein AE, with protein sequence MLAMFFWAFVIGGLICVVGQLLFDVAKLTPAHTLSLFVVIGAVLGGFDLYEPLVDFAGAGATIPIVSFGNSLVNGAMMESEKHGIVGVLTGMFEITSSGISAAIIFGFIGALVFRPKG encoded by the coding sequence ATGTTAGCAATGTTTTTTTGGGCCTTTGTCATCGGTGGCCTGATTTGTGTAGTCGGGCAGCTTCTTTTCGATGTTGCTAAGCTGACACCAGCACATACGTTAAGTTTGTTCGTTGTGATAGGCGCTGTTCTTGGCGGGTTTGATTTATATGAACCGCTTGTTGACTTTGCCGGTGCGGGAGCGACGATACCGATCGTTTCATTTGGGAACTCCCTAGTGAACGGTGCCATGATGGAATCCGAAAAACATGGTATCGTAGGCGTGCTGACAGGGATGTTTGAAATTACGAGCTCCGGTATCTCGGCAGCGATCATCTTTGGGTTTATCGGGGCTTTGGTTTTCAGGCCAAAAGGATAG
- a CDS encoding YjcZ family sporulation protein: MFGFGGYGCCGNSGYGYGGGYGGGYGGGGSTFAIIVVLFILLIIVGASFC, from the coding sequence ATGTTTGGTTTCGGAGGCTACGGTTGCTGCGGCAACAGCGGTTATGGATATGGCGGCGGTTATGGCGGAGGCTACGGTGGTGGCGGTTCTACATTCGCGATAATTGTTGTGTTGTTTATCCTATTGATCATTGTAGGGGCTTCTTTCTGCTAA
- a CDS encoding stage VI sporulation protein F, translating to MDNNFFKNIEGKTGVNMKDVLELANSLQGANFKDETTVRNVIKRVSKIANKPVNKETEDKIVHSIVAEGNKLDFGTISNMINKK from the coding sequence ATGGATAATAACTTTTTTAAAAACATAGAAGGTAAAACGGGCGTGAATATGAAAGACGTATTAGAATTGGCAAACTCTCTACAAGGGGCCAATTTCAAAGATGAAACAACCGTCAGAAACGTCATTAAACGCGTTTCAAAAATAGCGAATAAACCGGTCAATAAGGAAACGGAAGATAAAATCGTCCATTCCATCGTAGCGGAAGGCAATAAACTAGACTTTGGAACGATTTCCAATATGATAAATAAAAAATAA
- a CDS encoding ATP-dependent helicase: protein MNQAKSGDEIVHIHTVSAGELQTLFEKGKRDQLSCIVCRKPVKLFIGIHETPYFYHSDPSQAPCIMPHSEPANQDEPLEYREQNGFKIPKSRTITETKTITEPFLKSRQITGNPQYSNKTTTMAQLEEPYFQELSSCGVVLDAEQLKAVKTIDGPILVLSGAGSGKTRVLTVRTAYMLTVKKIDPRSIMLVTFTAKSAKEMQQRLLSYPNMTPSLVSQVVSGTFHSIFYKILIFHEPSKWQRDLLLKWDWEKEKILKQAGREIELDDKDFAYDQALQQIGLWKNSLAFPEDIQPDDEWEKSCIFLYKKYEEYKKQTGKYDFDDMLVGCYVFLKNHPDFLKKYQQRFQYFLVDEFQDINKVQYELIKLLSYESKNVCAVGDDDQSIYSFRGSDPKYILNFNHDFPRSQVVKLTENYRSSHEIVATANRLIKRNQNRMEKKMRAQHDSGNPPVLFYPYDEELEATMIVADIQEKISKGANPGDFAVLYRTHTMSRAIFERLAASNLPFVIEKDADSFYQRRVIRGMLAFMRLSLFPHDSKAAADVLSSLFLRQSILQELKAQTILQDCDFIDAFAYIKTGHAFQEKKLKTIPGQIRSLKNMSPLVALEIIEKDLGYQDYVKKRGNEANLEKGSDDIRDLKVAANRFPTIAAFLDHVDHMTAMIQEIKKLSKHFKDAIQLTTIHRSKGLEYDTVYVLAAVDGSLPHDFALESYRKGELAPLEEERRLLYVAATRAKKDLYLSILQTRRGRTAYPSRFLKL, encoded by the coding sequence AAATCTGGCGATGAAATCGTACATATACATACCGTTTCAGCTGGTGAGCTGCAGACACTATTCGAAAAAGGGAAACGTGATCAGCTTTCTTGCATCGTTTGTCGGAAGCCGGTGAAATTATTCATTGGCATCCATGAAACGCCCTATTTTTATCACAGTGATCCATCGCAGGCACCCTGTATAATGCCACATTCCGAACCAGCAAATCAGGACGAGCCATTAGAATATAGGGAGCAGAATGGATTTAAGATTCCCAAGTCCCGAACCATTACCGAAACAAAAACCATTACGGAGCCTTTCCTGAAAAGCCGACAGATAACAGGCAATCCGCAATATTCAAATAAAACCACTACCATGGCACAATTAGAGGAACCTTATTTTCAGGAATTGTCCTCATGCGGGGTCGTTCTGGATGCAGAGCAGCTTAAAGCCGTAAAAACGATCGATGGACCCATTCTTGTCCTTTCAGGAGCAGGCAGCGGGAAAACCCGGGTATTAACGGTCCGTACTGCCTATATGCTTACGGTGAAAAAAATCGATCCGAGAAGCATCATGCTCGTAACATTTACCGCAAAGTCAGCTAAAGAGATGCAGCAGCGTCTGCTCAGTTATCCTAATATGACGCCTTCCCTCGTTTCCCAAGTTGTGAGCGGGACCTTTCATAGCATTTTTTATAAAATCCTGATCTTTCATGAACCATCCAAATGGCAGCGCGACTTGCTTTTGAAATGGGATTGGGAAAAAGAAAAGATCTTGAAACAGGCTGGTCGGGAAATAGAACTTGATGATAAGGATTTCGCATACGATCAAGCACTACAGCAAATCGGGCTTTGGAAAAACTCATTGGCTTTTCCTGAAGATATTCAACCTGATGACGAGTGGGAGAAATCCTGTATATTCTTATATAAGAAATATGAAGAGTATAAAAAGCAAACAGGAAAGTATGATTTTGACGATATGCTTGTCGGCTGCTATGTCTTCTTAAAAAATCACCCCGATTTTTTAAAGAAATACCAGCAGCGATTTCAGTATTTCTTGGTGGATGAATTTCAGGATATCAATAAAGTTCAATACGAATTGATAAAACTCCTTTCTTACGAATCAAAAAATGTGTGTGCGGTTGGGGATGATGATCAGTCGATCTATTCATTCAGGGGGAGCGATCCGAAATATATCCTCAATTTCAACCATGACTTCCCTCGATCACAAGTTGTAAAGTTAACCGAAAATTATCGCTCTTCTCATGAAATCGTCGCTACGGCAAATCGATTGATCAAGCGCAACCAGAATCGGATGGAAAAGAAAATGCGGGCACAGCATGATTCAGGTAATCCGCCTGTATTATTTTATCCATATGATGAGGAATTGGAAGCAACGATGATCGTGGCTGATATTCAAGAAAAGATCTCCAAAGGAGCAAATCCTGGGGACTTTGCCGTATTATACAGAACACACACTATGTCCCGGGCCATATTTGAAAGGCTGGCAGCTTCAAACCTGCCATTTGTGATTGAGAAGGATGCAGATTCCTTTTATCAGCGCAGGGTCATACGCGGCATGCTTGCCTTCATGCGCTTAAGTCTGTTTCCTCATGATAGCAAGGCTGCTGCGGATGTTCTTTCCTCATTATTTTTAAGGCAAAGTATTTTGCAGGAATTAAAAGCACAAACCATATTACAGGACTGTGATTTTATTGATGCATTTGCTTACATTAAGACAGGTCATGCTTTTCAAGAAAAAAAATTAAAAACAATACCAGGACAGATTCGCTCTTTAAAAAACATGTCGCCGCTTGTCGCTTTGGAAATCATCGAAAAGGACTTGGGCTACCAGGATTATGTAAAAAAGCGAGGTAACGAAGCGAATCTGGAAAAAGGCTCCGATGACATCCGCGACCTAAAGGTGGCAGCCAACCGCTTTCCTACAATCGCCGCTTTCCTTGACCATGTCGACCATATGACAGCCATGATCCAAGAAATAAAAAAATTATCGAAACATTTTAAAGATGCCATACAGCTTACCACCATACACCGTTCCAAAGGGCTTGAATATGATACCGTTTATGTACTGGCTGCAGTGGATGGGAGCCTGCCCCATGATTTCGCTCTTGAATCTTATCGAAAAGGGGAACTTGCTCCTCTTGAGGAGGAAAGACGGCTGCTTTATGTCGCAGCGACAAGGGCTAAAAAGGATCTTTATCTTTCCATCCTGCAAACAAGACGCGGACGGACCGCATATCCATCACGCTTCCTTAAGCTTTGA